From Juglans regia cultivar Chandler chromosome 8, Walnut 2.0, whole genome shotgun sequence, the proteins below share one genomic window:
- the LOC109015751 gene encoding EG45-like domain containing protein — protein MGLGIRALIMVSMTICSLTSVANAAQGTATFYTPPYVPSSCYGFQNNGVMIAAASDAIWGNRAACGRSYRVRCIGATNQGVPQPCKGTSVVVKIVDYCPPGCQGTIDLSREAFSAIANLDAGKIRIEYTQV, from the exons ATGGGGTTGGGTATTCGTGCTTTGATCATGGTGTCCATGACCATATGTAGTCTCACATCAGTGGCAAATGCTGCACAGGGGACGGCTACTTTCTACACTCCTCCTTATGTTC CCTCTTCGTGCTATGGATTTCAAAACAATGGTGTCATGATAGCTGCCGCAAGCGATGCAATATGGGGGAATCGGGCAGCCTGTGGGAGAAGTTATAGAGTCAGATGCATCGGAGCAACAAATCAGGGTGTACCACAACCTTGCAAGGGTACGAGCGTTGTGGTTAAAATCGTCGATTACTGTCCACCAGGATGTCAAGGAACCATCGATCTCTCTCGAGAAGCTTTCTCTGCAATAGCTAATCTTGATGCCGGAAAAATCAGAATTGAATATACTCA GGTTTGA
- the LOC109018358 gene encoding EG45-like domain containing protein — protein MGLGIRALIMVSMTIFTLTSVANAAEGTATFYTPPYVPSSCYGFQDDGVMIAAASDVIWENRAACGRSYSVRCIGATNQGVPQPCKDTSVVVKIVDYCPPGCQGTIDLSQEAFSAIANPDAGKIRIEYTQI, from the exons ATGGGATTGGGTATTCGTGCTTTGATCATGGTGTCTATGACCATATTTACTCTCACGTCCGTGGCAAATGCTGCAGAGGGGACCGCTACTTTCTACACTCCTCCTTATGTTC CCTCTTCGTGCTACGGATTTCAAGACGATGGTGTCATGATAGCTGCTGCAAGCGATGTAATATGGGAGAATCGAGCAGCCTGTGGGAGAAGTTATAGTGTCAGATGCATCGGGGCAACAAATCAGGGTGTACCACAACCTTGCAAGGATACGAGCGTTGTGGTTAAAATCGTCGATTACTGTCCTCCAGGATGTCAAGGAACCATCGATCTCTCTCAAGAAGCTTTCTCTGCAATAGCTAATCCTGATGCCGGAAAAATCAGAATTGAATATACTCA GATTTGA